A portion of the Simkania negevensis Z genome contains these proteins:
- the trpB gene encoding tryptophan synthase subunit beta, producing the protein MKGRYGTFGGAYIPEIFVTPMQDLKKMWETVQSTPQFLAELRHVLKTYAGRPTALTEINHFAKAIGGPRIFLKREDLLHTGAHKLNNTLGQCLIAKKMGKTRVIAETGAGQHGVATATACAFMGMKCVVYMGKKDVIRQAPNVKKMKLLGAEVIPVEKGGQTLKDAINEAMRDWSQTYEESHYCLGSALGPHPYPEMVAFFQKVIGEEAKKQLLEQEKCLPDLVVACVGGGSNAIGIFAPFIEEKSVKLIGVEGGGHSNKLGEHAARFSGGSPGILHGTHSYVLQDENGQIAPTSSISAGLDYPGVGPEHAHLHETKRAAYVSVTDDEALEAFKLLSKTEGIIPALESAHALAYVMKVASRYPKDAIILVNLSGRGEKDLPDLFDRGLL; encoded by the coding sequence ATGAAAGGACGTTATGGTACATTTGGTGGTGCTTACATTCCTGAAATCTTTGTCACTCCGATGCAAGATCTTAAAAAGATGTGGGAAACAGTCCAATCGACTCCTCAGTTTTTGGCTGAGCTCCGTCACGTTTTAAAAACCTATGCGGGGCGTCCTACTGCGCTTACAGAAATCAATCACTTTGCAAAGGCCATTGGGGGCCCTCGTATTTTCCTCAAGCGAGAAGATTTGCTCCATACGGGCGCTCACAAACTGAATAACACCCTTGGTCAATGCCTTATTGCAAAAAAAATGGGAAAAACCCGGGTGATTGCTGAAACAGGGGCAGGACAACATGGAGTAGCGACTGCGACTGCGTGCGCTTTTATGGGAATGAAGTGCGTCGTTTACATGGGGAAAAAAGATGTGATTCGCCAAGCGCCCAATGTGAAGAAAATGAAGCTTCTTGGCGCTGAGGTTATTCCTGTTGAGAAAGGGGGGCAAACCTTAAAAGATGCCATCAATGAAGCGATGCGTGATTGGTCCCAGACATACGAAGAAAGCCATTACTGTTTAGGTTCTGCGCTCGGTCCACACCCTTATCCCGAAATGGTTGCTTTTTTCCAAAAAGTGATTGGGGAAGAAGCGAAAAAACAGCTGTTAGAACAAGAAAAATGTTTGCCAGATTTAGTGGTTGCATGTGTTGGAGGGGGATCTAATGCGATTGGAATATTTGCTCCTTTTATTGAAGAGAAAAGTGTGAAACTTATTGGCGTTGAAGGAGGTGGCCATTCTAACAAGCTTGGAGAACATGCTGCTCGATTTAGTGGTGGATCGCCGGGAATTTTACATGGAACCCATTCGTATGTTTTACAAGATGAAAATGGGCAGATTGCTCCCACATCTTCGATTTCTGCAGGGCTTGACTATCCAGGAGTTGGGCCTGAGCATGCACATTTACATGAAACTAAACGGGCTGCGTATGTTTCTGTAACAGATGACGAAGCACTCGAAGCATTTAAACTTTTGTCGAAGACAGAAGGGATCATTCCTGCACTTGAAAGTGCGCACGCCCTGGCCTACGTCATGAAAGTTGCCAGTAGGTATCCCAAAGATGCTATTATCTTAGTCAATCTTTCCGGCCGGGGAGAAAAAGATCTCCCAGACCTCTTTGATAGGGGGCTTTTATGA
- the trpA gene encoding tryptophan synthase subunit alpha, translated as MIRELFEKKKAYIGYLTAGDGGLEHTEKMALALVEGGVDLLELGIPFSEPIADGPVIQDAVERALDAGTTPHQVIELVSRLRKKIAVPIVLMTYFNPIFVAGQEFLKEAKAAGVNGLLIVDLPPEEADDYLTWMKEAELETIFIVAPSTPEERIPTICRISTGFIYYACRKGTTGMKKGVPEDLPEKIAQIRRHTDLPIAVGFGVSSAEIAREILTYADGFIVGSFLVQAAHEQTNPIELTRLAASLDPRSLL; from the coding sequence ATGATCCGTGAACTCTTTGAAAAGAAAAAAGCTTATATTGGTTACCTCACAGCTGGGGATGGGGGACTTGAGCATACAGAAAAAATGGCCCTTGCCCTCGTTGAAGGGGGCGTCGACCTTTTAGAATTGGGCATTCCTTTTTCAGAACCCATTGCCGACGGTCCCGTCATTCAAGACGCTGTTGAGCGGGCCCTCGATGCTGGGACCACACCTCACCAGGTGATCGAACTTGTTTCTCGTTTGCGTAAGAAAATAGCTGTTCCGATTGTTTTAATGACTTATTTCAACCCCATCTTTGTTGCAGGTCAGGAATTTTTAAAAGAGGCCAAAGCAGCAGGAGTGAATGGGTTGCTCATTGTAGACCTTCCTCCAGAAGAAGCTGATGACTATTTGACATGGATGAAAGAGGCGGAGCTTGAAACCATCTTTATCGTGGCACCTTCAACACCCGAAGAGAGAATTCCTACGATTTGCAGAATTTCAACAGGCTTTATTTATTATGCTTGCCGAAAGGGCACCACCGGAATGAAAAAAGGTGTGCCAGAAGATTTACCCGAGAAAATTGCCCAAATCCGGCGTCATACTGACCTGCCCATAGCTGTTGGTTTTGGCGTTTCTTCAGCAGAAATCGCAAGAGAAATTCTCACTTATGCCGATGGATTTATTGTGGGTTCCTTTCTTGTTCAAGCGGCCCATGAGCAAACCAATCCCATAGAATTGACGAGGCTAGCAGCCTCACTTGATCCCAGGAGCTTACTATGA
- the trpD gene encoding anthranilate phosphoribosyltransferase — protein MLKQVIEQLINGEDLTHDVCEKVIHEMISGRNESQMAAFLVLMRQKGETADELFGIVKAMRQKMIPVPIEIPVLDIVGTGGDQSHSVNISTGASILAAACGVKVAKHGNRASSSKCGSADVLEAMGLPIELGPDKVKEALDQFNIGFMFAPFYHPVFKEIAKVRKQLGIRTLFNFIGPLLNPAIPPFHLFGVARSELIDLLADVLLLLKTKRALIFHCEGLDELTPVGPCDIVEVTEGKKIRFTLDPKDLGFQRCTKKDLEGDDPKLNARLLLEAFQGKPGPIADTLILNAGVAIYVYGLANSIEEGIEKAREVQQTGKAMEVVEKWKTF, from the coding sequence GTGCTTAAACAGGTGATCGAGCAGCTTATCAATGGAGAAGATCTCACGCATGACGTTTGTGAAAAAGTGATCCATGAGATGATTTCTGGAAGAAACGAAAGTCAGATGGCTGCCTTTCTTGTTCTCATGCGTCAAAAAGGAGAAACAGCTGACGAACTGTTTGGCATTGTGAAAGCCATGCGACAAAAAATGATTCCCGTCCCTATTGAGATACCCGTGCTGGATATTGTGGGAACAGGAGGAGATCAATCCCATTCGGTTAACATTTCCACTGGAGCTTCCATTTTAGCGGCCGCGTGTGGCGTCAAAGTGGCCAAACATGGGAACCGCGCTTCTTCTTCAAAGTGTGGCTCAGCCGATGTTTTAGAAGCAATGGGCCTTCCTATCGAGCTCGGGCCAGATAAAGTAAAGGAGGCTTTAGATCAATTCAATATTGGATTCATGTTTGCTCCATTTTACCATCCGGTGTTTAAGGAAATTGCAAAAGTGCGAAAACAGCTTGGAATTCGGACCCTGTTTAATTTTATTGGCCCACTCCTCAATCCTGCCATCCCTCCTTTTCATCTTTTTGGTGTTGCAAGAAGTGAGTTGATTGACTTACTGGCCGATGTTTTGCTTTTACTTAAAACCAAACGCGCACTGATTTTTCACTGCGAAGGTTTAGATGAACTCACTCCCGTTGGTCCTTGTGATATCGTCGAAGTCACAGAAGGGAAAAAGATTCGATTCACTCTCGATCCCAAAGATTTGGGATTTCAGCGGTGCACAAAAAAAGATTTAGAAGGAGACGACCCCAAATTAAATGCTCGGCTTTTATTAGAAGCGTTTCAAGGAAAACCTGGACCGATTGCAGACACACTCATTTTAAATGCGGGAGTGGCAATTTACGTTTATGGTCTTGCAAACTCTATTGAAGAAGGAATTGAAAAAGCGCGCGAAGTGCAGCAAACTGGAAAAGCCATGGAGGTCGTTGAAAAATGGAAAACCTTTTAG
- a CDS encoding anthranilate synthase component II: MIVIIDNYDSFTYNLYQLVAKHTHVRVIRNDAMSVKEIEDLRPEGIIISPGPGMPKDAGICVELYQKLEGRIPVLGVCLGHQALAEAFGGKVVHAGEVIHGKPATVFHARKDLFQKMPLPFRAARYHSLIVEKTSLPKTFLIEAETETGAIMGMKHIEYPYYGLQFHPESILTPEGEKLILAFLEICKENKRA, encoded by the coding sequence ATGATCGTCATCATCGATAACTACGATAGTTTTACTTACAATCTCTACCAACTTGTCGCGAAGCATACGCATGTACGAGTGATTCGCAATGATGCCATGAGTGTCAAAGAAATTGAAGATCTGAGGCCCGAAGGTATTATCATTTCTCCTGGGCCTGGGATGCCGAAAGACGCTGGTATTTGTGTTGAGCTTTACCAAAAGCTCGAAGGGCGCATTCCGGTTTTAGGAGTCTGTTTGGGACACCAAGCTTTGGCTGAAGCCTTTGGTGGAAAGGTGGTTCATGCAGGAGAGGTGATTCACGGAAAACCTGCTACGGTTTTCCATGCGAGAAAAGATTTGTTCCAAAAGATGCCGCTCCCATTTCGAGCTGCGAGGTACCATTCGCTCATTGTTGAAAAAACCTCCCTCCCCAAGACATTTCTCATTGAGGCAGAAACCGAAACAGGAGCCATTATGGGGATGAAACATATCGAGTATCCTTACTACGGATTGCAGTTTCACCCTGAATCGATTTTAACACCTGAAGGAGAAAAGCTCATCTTAGCTTTTCTCGAAATATGTAAGGAAAATAAACGTGCTTAA
- a CDS encoding phosphoribosylanthranilate isomerase, translating into MILVKICGITDSKTATIAIQEGAAFIGLIFEKSSHRYVTPERAKEIADQTKKGGAIPVGVFTDHHAEEIERIAKEVGLEMVQLHGKNARLASQNLPHHLTRLFVLHVHANGSIEVADLTSLDEKRDFLLYDGMVPGSGKTFNWENFHPNKQFRFFLAGGLNAENVQLAIKLKRPSAVDVSSGVENPKTRKKDPEKIRLFIQKVREVA; encoded by the coding sequence ATGATTCTCGTGAAGATTTGCGGTATTACTGATTCCAAAACAGCTACCATTGCGATACAAGAAGGAGCCGCTTTCATTGGACTCATTTTTGAAAAGAGTTCTCATCGATATGTGACACCTGAGAGAGCCAAGGAAATTGCAGATCAGACCAAAAAAGGAGGAGCCATTCCTGTAGGAGTGTTCACTGACCATCATGCAGAAGAGATTGAAAGAATTGCCAAAGAAGTGGGTTTAGAAATGGTTCAACTGCATGGAAAAAATGCACGCCTTGCTTCGCAAAATTTGCCTCATCATTTGACCCGTTTGTTTGTTTTGCATGTCCATGCAAACGGATCGATTGAAGTGGCAGATTTAACTTCTCTTGATGAGAAACGGGATTTTCTCTTGTATGATGGAATGGTTCCAGGAAGTGGAAAGACCTTCAATTGGGAAAACTTTCACCCGAATAAGCAGTTTCGCTTTTTTCTTGCTGGAGGATTAAATGCTGAAAATGTACAACTTGCAATTAAACTGAAACGGCCGTCAGCAGTCGATGTTTCAAGTGGAGTTGAAAATCCTAAAACCAGGAAAAAAGACCCGGAAAAAATCCGTCTTTTTATCCAAAAGGTCCGAGAGGTCGCATGA
- the aroF gene encoding 3-deoxy-7-phosphoheptulonate synthase, with the protein MIIVLKKETTLADCEQLIEKLEWMGFEARISEAQGRFSIAIIKGIDDLTDINLFKGLPHVAEIADFKHPFKLAAREFQPRDTVISIKGIEIGGDTLAIMAGPCSIESKEQIMESARIIASEGVRILRGGAFKPRTSPYAFQGLEEKGLQYMKEAAEKYNLITISEVMDGDQIELMSEYVDILQIGARNMQNFTLLKKLGNTKCAIFLKRGLSATYQDLLMSAEYVLDRGNSNVMLCERGIRTFETYSRNTLDLAAVPILQDLTHLPIIVDPSHGTGIRKMVCPMALAGVAAGADGLMVEMHPEPDKAVSDKQQTISPEAFRDMMQKLRTIGPAVNMKIPSN; encoded by the coding sequence ATGATTATCGTATTAAAAAAAGAGACGACCTTAGCAGACTGTGAGCAGCTCATCGAAAAGCTCGAGTGGATGGGATTTGAAGCGCGTATTTCAGAGGCGCAAGGTCGGTTCTCTATTGCGATCATTAAGGGGATCGATGATTTGACCGATATTAATCTGTTCAAAGGATTGCCACACGTTGCTGAAATCGCCGATTTTAAACATCCATTTAAATTAGCGGCTCGAGAATTTCAACCCCGAGACACAGTGATTTCCATCAAAGGTATCGAAATTGGAGGGGACACACTTGCGATCATGGCAGGCCCTTGCTCGATCGAATCGAAAGAGCAGATCATGGAGTCTGCGAGAATCATTGCAAGTGAAGGGGTCCGCATTTTGCGTGGAGGAGCTTTTAAACCGCGCACTTCCCCTTACGCTTTTCAAGGGCTGGAAGAAAAAGGGCTGCAGTACATGAAAGAAGCTGCTGAGAAATACAACCTCATCACGATTTCCGAAGTAATGGACGGCGATCAAATTGAGCTTATGTCCGAGTATGTTGACATTTTGCAAATTGGTGCCCGCAACATGCAAAACTTCACCCTTCTTAAAAAGCTCGGCAACACCAAATGTGCGATTTTTTTAAAGCGAGGACTTTCTGCGACCTATCAAGACCTTCTCATGTCTGCAGAATATGTTCTCGATAGGGGAAATTCCAACGTGATGCTTTGTGAGCGGGGAATTCGCACTTTTGAAACCTATAGTCGAAACACATTGGATCTTGCAGCAGTACCAATCTTGCAGGATCTCACCCATCTTCCCATCATTGTTGATCCAAGTCATGGCACAGGCATTCGGAAAATGGTTTGTCCCATGGCACTAGCTGGCGTTGCGGCTGGAGCGGACGGTCTCATGGTCGAGATGCACCCTGAACCCGATAAAGCAGTTTCTGATAAGCAACAAACTATCAGCCCAGAAGCTTTTCGGGACATGATGCAAAAACTGCGAACTATTGGGCCAGCAGTCAACATGAAAATCCCATCTAATTAA
- a CDS encoding anthranilate synthase component I family protein, which yields MFTSLSLSQFQKLAEKGKRVAVFKEFSSDLITPMTAQQALAHDEKELIMLESGEKSRVVGRYSHIGFNPIAEIRAYGKSSIVRENQEQYTYEGDPFQLLRELHEKYKCVSERDLIGLAGGATGYVAYDAIRYVEKIPDSHEDQRVMPDLFFQFFKHSITFDHFKGVALIVTVVEAKGDLEKVYAEAIDEIDRIHERVIEPPEIPKKEKREAKLDVKIIPDDEEFKKIILKAKEYINQGDVFQVVPSRRFQVPLTVSPAELYRSMRLVTSSPYMFFFQQKDFAITGASPEKLVSLHGKELETIPLAGTLPRGKTEEEDLQAEKDLLNDPKETAEHMMLVDLGRNDLGIVAKPGSVYVKELKVVQRFSHVMHIASFIRAEIREECDAFDALKATFPAGTLSGAPKIRAMEIIDELEPYRRGPYGGAICFFDHLGGLESCIGIRMAIIQNQIATIQAGMGVVYDSDPQKEADESRHKARGILEAIRAAEAGEI from the coding sequence ATGTTTACAAGTTTGAGTTTATCTCAGTTCCAAAAGCTCGCCGAAAAAGGCAAACGGGTCGCAGTATTTAAAGAGTTTTCCTCCGATCTCATCACTCCGATGACCGCGCAACAAGCTTTAGCGCACGATGAAAAAGAGCTCATTATGCTTGAGTCTGGTGAAAAGTCGAGAGTTGTTGGGCGTTATTCCCATATTGGATTCAATCCGATTGCAGAGATCCGCGCTTACGGCAAGTCATCAATAGTGCGTGAAAATCAAGAGCAGTACACCTATGAAGGAGATCCCTTTCAGCTTTTAAGAGAGCTTCATGAAAAGTACAAGTGTGTTTCAGAAAGAGATTTGATTGGTTTGGCAGGTGGGGCAACGGGATATGTTGCCTACGATGCGATCCGCTATGTAGAAAAGATTCCTGATTCGCATGAAGATCAGCGGGTGATGCCCGATCTCTTTTTTCAATTTTTTAAACATAGCATCACTTTTGATCACTTTAAAGGGGTGGCGCTCATCGTAACTGTTGTGGAAGCAAAAGGGGATTTAGAAAAGGTCTACGCTGAAGCAATCGATGAAATCGATCGGATTCATGAGCGAGTCATAGAACCTCCAGAGATTCCCAAGAAGGAAAAACGAGAGGCCAAACTCGATGTGAAAATCATTCCGGATGACGAAGAGTTTAAAAAGATCATCTTGAAGGCCAAAGAGTACATTAATCAAGGAGATGTCTTTCAAGTGGTTCCTTCTAGACGTTTTCAAGTGCCACTAACCGTTTCTCCTGCTGAGTTGTACCGCTCTATGCGACTTGTCACATCCTCTCCTTATATGTTTTTCTTTCAGCAAAAAGATTTTGCTATTACTGGTGCTTCGCCGGAAAAACTTGTGAGCTTGCATGGTAAAGAGCTCGAAACGATTCCTCTTGCAGGAACACTTCCTAGAGGAAAGACTGAAGAAGAAGATCTGCAAGCGGAAAAAGATTTGCTTAATGATCCTAAGGAAACGGCAGAACATATGATGCTTGTCGACCTAGGAAGAAATGACTTAGGCATTGTTGCCAAGCCGGGCTCTGTCTATGTCAAAGAGCTCAAGGTGGTGCAACGATTTTCTCATGTGATGCACATTGCCAGTTTTATCAGAGCGGAGATTCGAGAAGAGTGTGATGCCTTTGATGCTTTAAAGGCGACGTTTCCTGCAGGAACATTAAGTGGGGCACCGAAAATTCGAGCGATGGAAATCATCGATGAATTAGAGCCCTATCGGCGTGGCCCTTATGGAGGCGCCATCTGTTTTTTTGATCATTTAGGCGGTTTAGAGTCGTGTATTGGCATCCGTATGGCTATCATTCAGAATCAAATCGCGACAATTCAAGCCGGAATGGGTGTTGTGTATGATTCCGACCCTCAAAAAGAGGCCGATGAATCGAGGCACAAGGCCCGTGGAATTTTAGAAGCCATTCGTGCTGCGGAGGCAGGAGAAATATGA
- the trpR gene encoding trp operon repressor, producing the protein MDEDGWKRFIRLCLKAKTPEMLNSLFHVFLTPEERVDLSKRILIVQELLNGEKTQREMAKDLQVSIAKITRGSNELKGIDEKLKQFLKRSL; encoded by the coding sequence ATGGATGAAGATGGTTGGAAGCGATTTATTCGCCTCTGCTTAAAAGCCAAAACCCCTGAGATGCTAAATAGCCTTTTCCACGTTTTTTTGACGCCTGAAGAAAGAGTGGATCTTTCTAAGCGGATCTTGATTGTACAAGAGCTTTTGAATGGTGAAAAAACGCAAAGGGAAATGGCCAAAGATCTTCAAGTGAGTATTGCAAAAATCACGCGGGGATCGAATGAGCTCAAGGGAATTGATGAAAAGTTAAAACAGTTTTTGAAAAGAAGCCTCTAA
- the trpC gene encoding indole-3-glycerol phosphate synthase TrpC — protein sequence MENLLEKILKYKEQEVNALKEEVAANPDHPIHEILDKGRSFKKRFFEASLKEPGLAVIAEVKRKSPSEGTIGEIPSAADLAILYAEGGAAAISVLTDGPSFGGSLADLEAVREKSPLPLLRKDFTIDPIQIAEAAVSGANAVLIIVAAVKDKTKALIQEAERMGMEALVEVTNEEELTIAVAADARIIGVNNRDLKTFKVDIQTALKLKSFMPDYVASVAASGIKGPEDAKKMREAGYDAILVGQSIVESNDPRSYIKQLRGLE from the coding sequence ATGGAAAACCTTTTAGAAAAGATTCTTAAGTATAAAGAGCAAGAAGTTAACGCATTGAAAGAGGAAGTAGCCGCCAATCCAGATCATCCTATCCATGAGATTTTGGACAAGGGGCGCTCTTTTAAAAAGCGTTTTTTTGAAGCGTCCTTAAAAGAGCCGGGGCTTGCTGTGATTGCAGAGGTCAAACGGAAATCTCCTTCTGAAGGAACCATTGGTGAAATTCCTTCTGCTGCAGATTTAGCAATCCTTTATGCTGAAGGAGGAGCTGCGGCGATTTCTGTTTTAACAGATGGGCCAAGTTTTGGGGGATCTCTCGCCGATTTAGAAGCCGTTCGGGAAAAAAGCCCTTTACCCTTGCTCCGAAAGGATTTCACAATAGACCCTATCCAAATAGCTGAAGCCGCGGTAAGCGGAGCCAATGCAGTGCTCATCATTGTTGCTGCTGTGAAAGATAAGACCAAGGCTCTTATTCAAGAAGCCGAAAGAATGGGGATGGAAGCGTTAGTCGAGGTAACAAATGAAGAAGAGCTCACGATTGCAGTCGCTGCTGATGCTCGGATCATTGGAGTAAACAATCGGGATCTCAAAACTTTCAAAGTTGACATTCAAACAGCTCTCAAGCTCAAATCTTTCATGCCAGACTATGTTGCTTCTGTTGCAGCTTCGGGGATTAAAGGACCTGAGGATGCAAAAAAAATGCGTGAAGCGGGCTATGATGCAATCTTGGTCGGGCAATCGATTGTCGAATCAAACGATCCTCGCTCTTACATTAAGCAGCTCCGAGGTTTAGAATGA